The genomic stretch gtttgttatgaTTGATGGATTAGTACCAAATTGATGTGTTGGAAAATGTATTTTGGTTTATGTTGGCTAGTGATTGTttaatgtgttttttatatcGGTTTGGTTAAGGTTTGATGTTGTTATGAGGGGTGATGTTGCTCTTTTAGCTGCTTCGTCTGCTTGCTCGTTTCCTTTTATACCAGTGTGGCTTGGTATCCAAAGAATTTTGATCTTTGGATAGAATTTAGTGAGTAGCTCGCGGATTTTGGTGGCGTATAttgagttgttgtttatattttgtattgaattaATAGCTGACAGGGAGTCGGTGCAGATAcatgttttgtgtgtgtgtgtggttgccaTTTCTGTTGCTTCAAGTATTGCAATGATTTCGGCAGTGTATATCGAGGAGTAATATGGTAGTATGGCTAGTTTAATGACGTCGCGGTCAGTAGTTATTGCGTAGCCTGGTACTTTTTGGTTTAGTGATCCGTcagtgtatataaatttgtggTCTATcagtgtgtgtttgatttcGTTGAATAGTCGGTTGTATATGGTTTTGTTGGTTTGCGATTTGGTATGGTTTTTAAGTTGTGTGTTAATTGAGTCTGTTTTAAATTTCCATGGAGTGGTtggtttagttgttgttttgacTGGCTTAAGTGTTATATCCAAGTTAGAGCTAATGTTAAGGCATTTAATGATTGCTGAGTTTCTGTATGGTCtgatgtgtttgttttttactaggttatttaatattgtttttaaagggGTGTCTTGTGattgtgttattattttgaacaTATTTGCTTGTAGTTGTTTAGTTCTAATTTCTATGGGCGATATGTTGGCCTCGAAGTAGAGATTGTATGTTGGTGTTGAGTAAAATGCTCCAAGTGCTGTTCGAATAGCTGTATTAAGAGCTGTTCTTATTGGTTTTATGGTGGATTTGGGTGCGTTCCCAAATATTGGGAGGCCAAAGTCTATTTTTGATACGATTATACTCTTGACTATTTGTACTAGTGTAAATGGTGGgcaattgtattttgtatttgatagACATCTTAtgatatttattgatttgttaaGGGATGGTAGAAGTTTTTTGATGTGTTGTGACCATTTGTATTTGGAGCTGACTGTTATCCTAGTATCTTCAGTTCTTCAACTTCGTTTATCactgttgtgtttgttgaaACTTTGCAGCGGCAGTTGAATTTCCGGCATATGTGTAGGTGTTTGCATTTGGGGATAGATAGTGATGCACCTGAGGTCTTGCACCATGTATCTATGTCAATAAATTGTCTATCTAggtttatttgtatgtttttgttcttttggAGGTCGATGATAATATTAAAATCGTCTGCGTAGgctataaactttaattttttgtgtgtttctatTTTGCCTGCAAGGCTGTTTAAAATAAGATTACTGAAAGTGGCGATCCTTGAGGGATTCCGTTGTGTAGCggatatatatttgaatatttgccGTTTGTTTTTACTCTAATTTTTCTATCTGTCATGAAGTTTGTGGTGTATCTCAGTATTTTTGGGCCGCATCCCCATTTCAACATTTGGTGTGTAGGCCTACTTTTTCGAAAGCTTTCGCAAAATCGAGAGATATAATTGAGAGGTGTCTTTTTGCAGAGAGCGCCTTGTTAACGAGAGCGTCTATATACAAAAGACAGTCTGTAACTGACTTTCCCTTTTTAATccttaaatgaaaattgtcgACAATtactaatataaaaatgaacttttaacctaaaaattttatttaattttaaataaaaatcttaaGTAAACATCTTAATTTAGAGTTTATGCAAGAATAACCGTTTTTCCCCTCAAAGTGCATTGgtcaatatcaatattatctttttttaatatatatgtatatatctcaGTTTTAATATTAGTTTTTTACTTTCTTACTATTTATCGACCTGATTGTGACCATGCTGCATACGATGATTTTTAAGTGCAGTTCCTTGAATGAAACGATCACCGCAGGTATCGCACTCATATGGGCGTTCACCCGTATGGCGTCTGATGTGTAGCGTCAAATCATTGGATTGTGTGAAGCTTTTGTCGCAATAGGTGCACTTATATGGACGCTCACCGCTGTGGATACGCATATGCTGCTGAAGTTTGTAAGAGCGTGCGAATCCCTTTTGACATACAGTGCAAATGTGAGGCCGCTCACCAGTGTGGGTGCGTCTATGAACCTGGAGGTCGGAGGAACGCGGAAATGCCATATCACAAAAGTCGCACTTGAACGGTTTTTCGCCGGTGTGACGACGTATGTGTATAATAAGATTAGAGGACGAACTTACTGCTTTCCCGCAGAAAGCGCAGAGAAAGCTTTTCTGATGCTTAGTGTTCTGAGAtgatgctgcagctttagttgAGTTAAATAATGCACCAGGTGCATGGCATTTCTTCACGTGCGCCGCCAAGCGATCCTTACGGTTGTATTTACGGGTACACTGGCCGCACTGAAAGATTTGACACTCGGCTTTTGATTCGTTTTGGGTGGATTTTGCTGGCGCATCCTTTGAATTGTCGTCAGTGCTAGGATGCTGTAGCTGCAAGTGCCGCAAAAGATTCGACTCCCACATAAACTTGTATTCGCACTTTAAGCACTTGAACTGTTTTTCCAAATTTTCACACAACAGACGTTGGTGGTATTTTATAAGCTCCAAGGAGACGCTCTTGTAGATACACAGATTGCAACCATCACTGATGCGTTCCAATCGGTGCATGGCTTGTTGATGCTGATGCAACTCATACTTGCGTGAGCAACGCAGATGGCAAATGCTGCAGGTGTACTGGCGCAAAGTGCCGAGCGAATTAGTCTCATCATCCGTTTCAGAATCTTCGAGCTGCAGCTCATAGCCAAGCTGATTGGTGATCGAGTAGTTAAGCATGGAGTCGATTGCGTGGTGTGTGCCTGGCGCAGATGTCAATAGATGCTGTCGAAGTGCAGCAATGCTGCCAAAACTCTGCTCGCAAACCTTGCACTCGATACACTTACGTCCGTGTGGCTGACATGTGGCATTCAACAATGCCTCGGCGTAAGGCAGTTGGGCAGCATTGATGCCATGTCGTTTAAGGTGCTGCAAGAGATTTAGCTTGTGATAAAAACGGCGTGCACACCAGCGGCAACGATACTTGCTTGATTCATGGGCATGTATCAGCATGTGCCGCGTCAGATCCTTTTGGATTTTAAAGGTGCGCTTGCACTCAACGCACTCATAACTGTCAACAGTCGCACTCATTGGAAGCTTATCCTGCGACTGTTCACCACTATCAGCTACTTCCTGATGTGTTAATGCGATATGCAACTTTAGATTATCACGCCAACGAAATCGTAACGGACACTTATGGCAGAAGAATGGCTTTTGCGCATTCCGACAGAACGAGCGATAATGGTGTTGCAGGAGCTGGTTATTGACAAATCTTGCCTGACATAGGACGCACTTGCGTGGGGCATGTGACCACTCATGTTGTTTCAGCTGATGGGCGTAAAGTTGATGTTTTCGCCCTACCTTGAACTGACAAAGATCACAACTGTATATCCGATCTTTAATAACAGCTGCAACTTCACTTTCCAAGTCAGAGTCAGTTTCACTACTTTCCAAGCTTAATTCAATGCCGATCTCATTCGTAATGGATATAAATCTATCCAGCTCCACGCCATTTGTCACATCACTTTGGATTCGTTGAATAAGCTGATACTTTTCAAAAGGCACGCTAATTTCTGGATATAGAGCACGAGAGATGTCAGCAATGTTCTCGATGTTCTCAAATTTAACTCCAGACTGATGGATGGACAAATGATGCCGTAGATCCGAGATTCTTGCGTGTCGTGAGAAACAAATCATGCACTGAATCAACTTGCAGCCATTGGCTTGGCTCAGTTGCTGAAGCATTATTGGCGTTGCCGTTTGCTGCTCGCTGGTCGAAGTGCTTAATACTAAAGCTGTGTCAAGATGCTCGCCGTGCACGCGCAAATGGGATTTGAGACCATCCTTGCGATAGAATTTTCGTTCACAGTGAGTGCATTCATATTGTGCACAAGTCTGTGGCTGATGCATGCGTTTGTGACGCGTTAAATCCTTTGGCCAAATGAAGACCTTAAATTAAAAGGTTATTAAAATccttaaacatattttagttGTTAAAAAGCGCACCTTGTCGCACTCAGGGCACTGCAGCTTACTGGAAGTTGGGCTTCGTTTTCTACCCAGCCTAGTATGGCGCGGTTTAACGTCAACTGTGTCTGACTGCAACTTATTCTGGATACAAGCATGCCTATCGCAATTCTGCTTCCAAATAAACTTGCCAGGACAATCACGACAATTGTAACGCTTTAGGGGACTGTGGCACTGTGTGCGCCTGTGCTGATCCAGTAGCTTATCGCAAACAAAACCAATTTGACAAATGTCACATCGTTGGCAACTTTCGGGGTGCTGCTCCAGAGTATGACGAATTATCATAAACTTGCGCGTATAGAAAGTGTTACAGCTAAGACATTGGTATGGAGCTGTCAGGTCCTCTACTTCTTCATCAGAATCGCTGAGACTTATCTCATAGCCATGCGCATTAACCACCTCACAATACCTGTCCAGTTGGTCACCTTTAGCAATATCAGAACACACCTGCCTTTTGATATCGGTCATAtttacttgtgtgtgttgtaggCCAAATTGCTCTTTCACAAGATCGCTGTCTAACCTAAGATTGCACAGGGTCTCTGGGCTAATATGCTCTGCCAAGTGCACTCGAAGCTGTTTAATTCGGTCACACTTCAAGCCGCACAATTTGCACTTAATACATGTGAGGGGAGTAGAGCTGTACAGACGTTGGGCAAAGAGCCATTCATTGCCAAGATCAGGTGCCTGACATCTCGAATCTGTGTGTGAACGCAAATGCAACGTGTACATGTCTTTACGCAGAAAACTCTTGCCGCAGGTATCGCATACGTGAGAGGGCGCCTCGAGATGAATTCGTGCGTGACGCTGCATTCCACGGAGCCACGAGAAGGTTTTTCCACACACCTCGCAGGCATGACGTCCCTCCAGTGTTCCGAACTCCATTTTGGTCTGCTGCTTTGAACGTTGACGTCCCTGCCTGGTGACATTACCTgcgctataaaatttaaaagacaaATTCACTAAGGGCAATTATTGTAGAACGTTTTATTGATTacgttttttcattttctttaagTTGCTTCCGAAGGCTTTGTTTTTCATTAGCTGGATTACCGTCGAAGTCTTCCCTGAAACCACAAAATGTATGCACCATAAAGCTTATTTACGAAATAACTCGACTACCTGTTAACATCTTCATAAGTGCTCTCCATATCAATCTCTGCATGCCACTTGTATGCAGCAATCGCTTCACCATTACTATCATTGATATGTGTTGCATTCTCACCACAGGCGTGACTTGGATTAACGTCCGTTTCTCTTTTAATGTGATGAATTTCCATATCAATCAGAGTTTCGTCAAGACAATCTTTTTGCAATCCATTACGTAGCTTGGTAAGTAGCTCATCATACACTTGTCGCGCCCGACTTACAAATTTGTATGAATCATCCAATTTGCAAAGACAGTCGCTGCATATACCCTGGGGCAGCTTGTCGTCAAGTTGCTCCAAAAGTGGCTAAAAATGCGAAAATTAATAActgaaatatattaaaattataatgtatttatgtatgcttaTGTGTGTACATCTGTTTGTATTTGGGTTAATTCAAGCAGCATATCcttaaaacatttgcttgtatattttgttgctcttctGGATAACGGATGCACGTTGTCATCTTGTTTCCCACATGCGAGACATAAGTTGGCCGGTAACatgcttgcaaatatttaatgtccACTACAAAACATGGAAAAATAATCTTTGTAGAACTGCTGATAATAAACTATGGGTGAAACAGTGTGTTGAAACAGCTGATGCAAATCGAATTATATCGATATAATACATAAATCTTCAGAGATTTTGAAATCTCTACTACAAATCCGTTAACGAGTATATAGgatttaaaagatttaattttatttactgtgTATTTACTGTGAgtaatggcaaaaaaaaaatattcgcAATAAACAGTTGCTAAACTTCAATCAAGACGAATATCCTTAATTATTCTTGTTATGTTTTCATAGATGATTctgtaataatttatatattcataaataaaattgacttTTCGTGAAATATCGTTTACagttttaatgcaaaaattgtaaattttgtgcccgcaaaaataaattgcatgtttTAATTCAGTCGAAAGCATGACAAAGTATTTttgagatttattttaaaattttctattaaataatagtatatagttttttttaataatcatTGGAGAGGGTgggttttatataaatatatcaaagtgtatggAAAAGATAGATAGTTCTTTCGATCAGTTAGCAGCTggaaaaaattgttataattacatttagcTTAAATGCAGAAATTCCGTGTCCAGCCATAGAAAGcctacataaaatatattagtgTTTTTGACAGGtcattacatttttaatatgtctgtataaatacatttcaatgttataaatgttttaatttataattttaacattaaataaaatgtatttcaaaatCATCTCGATTCATAGAGATGCCACCCagttttcatattattttattttattcggACTCTTTGCTAATTTGCGCTTTGCTAATTTCATATAAACCTGACAAGTAAGTAAATTCAGTTGACTTCCAGACAGCTTCAAGAAATGTCgagttaaattaatataattgtggacaactatatttaattaagtggCAACTTTTTAAATGTGTGGTTTAAGCCTGAacgcatttatattttattagcagACGCAGTAAATAATATGGTCTTTAAgtaaaatttagttttcatAGTCATTTTAACGTTATCAAAAGAGAATCtcatatattcaatatatatagGAGATTTTGACAACCCTAGACCACGGTAAAGTTAACAGCCAGTTATTTATGTACACAAACATGTGTATATGTCAAGTGAAATCactaaacattaaacaaaaaatttaacagtCTAACAATGACCAGAACATGTAGAATATGTGGTGGACATGATGGACGTTATTGGATTGAGACACCAGTGGATAAATTCGCAAAAAAGACATTCAGTCAAATACTGTTTGAGCTTGCCAGAATTGAAGTGAGCACAAAAGAATAAGAATAGacaatagtttaaaattaattcttgCTTTTAGATTGCTGCTGAACAAGCGGATAAGTTGCCGCCTTGGATATGCAACAGCTGTGTTCAGAAATTGGAGGAGTTATATGATTTCGTGCAGCAGGCACGTCAAACACATGAACTTTTGCTTAATGGGGtccaagcacacacaaaacataTGGAAACAGCCACCTTGGAATGCTTGCGGGAAACGCCCATACAACTATTAGATATCGAAGGCATAACTATAAAGACAGAAGAACCATCAGAACCCGTGATTTCTG from Drosophila busckii strain San Diego stock center, stock number 13000-0081.31 unplaced genomic scaffold, ASM1175060v1 hic_scaffold_35, whole genome shotgun sequence encodes the following:
- the LOC108604495 gene encoding zinc finger protein Xfin, whose product is MLPANLCLACGKQDDNVHPLSRRATKYTSKCFKDMLLELTQIQTDPLLEQLDDKLPQGICSDCLCKLDDSYKFVSRARQVYDELLTKLRNGLQKDCLDETLIDMEIHHIKRETDVNPSHACGENATHINDSNGEAIAAYKWHAEIDMESTYEDVNREDFDGNPANEKQSLRKQLKENEKTAGNVTRQGRQRSKQQTKMEFGTLEGRHACEVCGKTFSWLRGMQRHARIHLEAPSHVCDTCGKSFLRKDMYTLHLRSHTDSRCQAPDLGNEWLFAQRLYSSTPLTCIKCKLCGLKCDRIKQLRVHLAEHISPETLCNLRLDSDLVKEQFGLQHTQVNMTDIKRQVCSDIAKGDQLDRYCEVVNAHGYEISLSDSDEEVEDLTAPYQCLSCNTFYTRKFMIIRHTLEQHPESCQRCDICQIGFVCDKLLDQHRRTQCHSPLKRYNCRDCPGKFIWKQNCDRHACIQNKLQSDTVDVKPRHTRLGRKRSPTSSKLQCPECDKVFIWPKDLTRHKRMHQPQTCAQYECTHCERKFYRKDGLKSHLRVHGEHLDTALVLSTSTSEQQTATPIMLQQLSQANGCKLIQCMICFSRHARISDLRHHLSIHQSGVKFENIENIADISRALYPEISVPFEKYQLIQRIQSDVTNGVELDRFISITNEIGIELSLESSETDSDLESEVAAVIKDRIYSCDLCQFKVGRKHQLYAHQLKQHEWSHAPRKCVLCQARFVNNQLLQHHYRSFCRNAQKPFFCHKCPLRFRWRDNLKLHIALTHQEVADSGEQSQDKLPMSATVDSYECVECKRTFKIQKDLTRHMLIHAHESSKYRCRWCARRFYHKLNLLQHLKRHGINAAQLPYAEALLNATCQPHGRKCIECKVCEQSFGSIAALRQHLLTSAPGTHHAIDSMLNYSITNQLGYELQLEDSETDDETNSLGTLRQYTCSICHLRCSRKYELHQHQQAMHRLERISDGCNLCIYKSVSLELIKYHQRLLCENLEKQFKCLKCEYKFMWESNLLRHLQLQHPSTDDNSKDAPAKSTQNESKAECQIFQCGQCTRKYNRKDRLAAHVKKCHAPGALFNSTKAAASSQNTKHQKSFLCAFCGKAVSSSSNLIIHIRRHTGEKPFKCDFCDMAFPRSSDLQVHRRTHTGERPHICTVCQKGFARSYKLQQHMRIHSGERPYKCTYCDKSFTQSNDLTLHIRRHTGERPYECDTCGDRFIQGTALKNHRMQHGHNQVDK